The DNA window TTCTTGGTCCCAGCATTTCTGCATGTTTTATTAAATCGATTATTGAGTTGACTGagatttattgatttttataatataaacatACAAACAAACCAAACTGCATCGGTGGCCTAACTGAGATACACttattgtttttatttgctTCTATTTTTGTCTGATTGAAAAAACCACTGTCTCAAAGCTGGTTTGTATAATATAGATAATTTTGCATAAAAAATCTAAATCTTGAGTTCTGCCAAATATGGTTTTCATGGCGCATTCCACGCATTTCCCACATGCAAATCCATGCtaattttttcttatattttgacTAAAAAAATCTAGTCATAATTAAGTCTTTTTATTGttaaactaaaatggaaaaagaaaagtCTTTTCCTATCATGCAATGTTTTCAACTACATTTATTTTCGACTAATTTAGTGAGACAGGTTCAATTTTCAATGGAACAGTAGTCAATCACTGTGTATCTTGACACTTGCAACCTCTTATATTCATTTATTGTTTTTGGGAGGGGATGATTCTTCCTCTACTTCATTTTTCGATGTCTCActttaatattttatgtttttattttgtcatttttcttcaatattaaatttattttgtcatttttctcCAATTAGCTAGCCTATAACTATTTGTTACTAGTAATTAACACACATGCCACAACCTTTTGTAGAGTACTATCTTGTGAAATTGAGGaagtattaatattttaatttaataattcatTATTCTAGCTATTATGAgtgaatataattttttaacaaCCAATTTTAAGTAGTAAATGTTAAAcatttattattactattatattataaaataatattttatatttatatagacACAAAAAAAGGTTGGGATAGAGGATTAGTAAACAAATCCCTTTACTCCCTTTTGAAGAAGTAAggggaaaaacaagaaaaaaaatacaaaatcttCTATTTCATCATCTCCTCTTAACTAAAAAACATTTACATGAAGTCTTCACTGGGGGAACTTGCAACATGTTAGAATCTCACAAAgaatcaaaaccaaaaaaaaaaaaaaaaaaccaaaacacCAAAATGTTGGCTATCTTATCTCTACATGGCTATATAACAACATCATGATCAATGATCAtcattttcttgattcttcttccCATTGattattaattcatggacaccTACCATTCCTCCCTGGCCCTCCATAGTAAAAATAATTCCCCCAAGCATTGTTCTTCCCAGCTCTAATATCATAGCAACTTGGATGATCAGCCAAAAGGTGCAGATTATTCAGAGGGATCAAACTATTGTCCCAATCCACCACTTGCAAGTTTCTGAAATATGAGGCCTTCCCAAACCCCTCATCAGCAAAATGGCCACTCCCCATCTGCGTCGACGTGTGGGCACCCGTTGATCTGCTGTTCACTATCTCCCCACCAAACTGGATCATGCTGGCATGCCTTTGTAGATGGCTGAACAGGAATGAAGGCCAGTAGCCGACTAGTAGCCCTGACCCGAACTCCAGCCACCAGTGCCCGTGCTTGGGATCCTGCACGAACGACCTTTCTTAGACGCTTTTCTATGCAGAATTAGTACTATTAACTATAATGGATTAACTATTAGGCCACCTAACTGATGTATATCAGAGGATAAACGAAGCGTTCTGTTCTTGCGTTGAGCAGGAAACGAGAGCACGATATGGTAAACATAACAGATCAAGAAAATGATATATACCTTCCAAACCATTAGGCCAATATCAAACTGTCTGTTCTTGTAGCTTGACCTTGGAGATATAGCTGCACCAATAGCAATCTTGTTGTTTATCTGGACAAAACCCGAGCATAGCAAGTTGTAGCAACCCGTTGCTTGGTATGCATCCGTCTGTTACACAACAACGCGTATACTTTACTAAGCGTGCGTAACTCACACATGACACAACACATGGTAGTGGAAAGAGTACTTACTGTCCAATATGTGAAGAATCTAGGATAGTTGTCACCATACAGCTCTGGACTAACCTGAGGTTTTGCAATGACTAGTTAGTACTATTGCAAGATTAGGTGAGATTATCGCGCCATTGAATGAGGCGGGAGGCGACAGATATGAGTCATAAATTTTGTGATGAATGTACAAGCAGAGCACAGACCTGCCAGCCAGCTTCAATGGTGTTGAGATCATTCCCAAATGAGCCAGAAATCACCCATAGTTGTGACAGACTGAATTCGTACTGGTCTGTCACGCGTGGTGACCACACGTTTATGCTTGCCTTTGCCCCATAGTACTCATCACCATTCACAAATGCCACAGCATGCtgcatacacacacacatacatcaATCAAACTTGAAAACCAAAAAAGATCCAATTTTTGCACATTTTCAAGAATGTACTACTAATGCACAATAACTACAAGAAAAACATAAGTGGCAATAAACAGACATAAACTTGGTGCTTTTCTTGAACTAAACCTTGTAATCAGTGATCAGTGTATCTCACCATATACAAATGCCACAGACACAAACATCAATCAAACTATACCCAAAGAAAGATAATTTTTACACAATGAACTTGGACTAATGTGATAGATGCAAACCTCATGATCACTGCTCGTTGTATCTCTGCGAACGCGCTTGATCTTTCGACCAAATCTACGAAGGGAGCTAGCCCTCAACACGTCCATCTCAGTAGTTCTTCTTATAGGAACTGTCCCAATAGGACATGATTCCCCTGCCTCCAACCAGGCCTGCAGCGTCTCCGAATCCGACTCATTTCCACCGCGCCCTTTAGGCCTCTCCGGCGGCTCCTGAGGTTAAACACATTGATTCTTGAATAAGTTGAAATCAAGATTGCTTTTTTATTGAGAAAAACAAAAGTTAGTTAGTCAGTTAGTTACCAATGGCTTCTGGCCTTTGAGCTTAGGGTGATCAAAAGCTGGCTGAAGATGAGATGGGACACAATCAATCTTATCTCCATCAAAGCTCTGCAGCATTTGGAAACATGGGAACtcttaaaaatcaaatctttacaACATCAAAGCAAGAAACATTCATTTTCAAGAAAAGAGCAAGAAATTGACCTCAGTTGTCTTGACAGCAGGCTTGTTGATCTTCCTTAGATAGCTCCTTATCCTCTTCAGCCTGTTGAGCTCCTCCTGCGGCCGAAGAGTCTGGTTCCGGACTCCCGGGGAGGCCGAGAGGGAAGAGGAGGCAGAAAGGATTAAGAGGAAAGAAACAAGGGTGAAAATGATTGGGATTTTGGAATGAGAGGAAGAGGCCATTAGAGAAGAATCTTGAGTTTTGTTGTTGCTCTAACAAGGTTGTGTTTGTTGTGGTTTGTATGCATATATGCTGTTGTTGTTGTCTTGTTGTAATGTGATCACAACAACTACAACATGTTTCATTCCAATTTTTTGTCTATGGAAACTCTCTCTGCATCTATCTGTGACCATGAAAAAAAATGGCAGAATACATTCAAAGGAAAAGTTAAAAATCTGCACTCACATTTCTAAGTGACCCCATCTGACAGATGGGTGTTTCTCTCTCACACAGTGAGTGAGATTCTTGTTTCTTGAAAATGAGTTGTGAATTAGAGAACCTTCAGTGTTTGAGGGGTATTAAAATAGGGAGTAACAGGTTGTGGTCAATAAGGTTTTGTTATTTTAAAGATTTTGGGAGTTTTATAGGCTGACATCTCTAAAATATTTAATCCTAattgttgtgtgtgtgtgtgtgtgtgtgttttgaggAGAATTCATGTGGAGATATATCTGTTGCTGTAAGTTTGTTGGTGTG is part of the Salvia splendens isolate huo1 chromosome 22, SspV2, whole genome shotgun sequence genome and encodes:
- the LOC121787396 gene encoding uncharacterized protein LOC121787396; protein product: MASSSHSKIPIIFTLVSFLLILSASSSLSASPGVRNQTLRPQEELNRLKRIRSYLRKINKPAVKTTESFDGDKIDCVPSHLQPAFDHPKLKGQKPLEPPERPKGRGGNESDSETLQAWLEAGESCPIGTVPIRRTTEMDVLRASSLRRFGRKIKRVRRDTTSSDHEHAVAFVNGDEYYGAKASINVWSPRVTDQYEFSLSQLWVISGSFGNDLNTIEAGWQVSPELYGDNYPRFFTYWTTDAYQATGCYNLLCSGFVQINNKIAIGAAISPRSSYKNRQFDIGLMVWKDPKHGHWWLEFGSGLLVGYWPSFLFSHLQRHASMIQFGGEIVNSRSTGAHTSTQMGSGHFADEGFGKASYFRNLQVVDWDNSLIPLNNLHLLADHPSCYDIRAGKNNAWGNYFYYGGPGRNGRCP